GCCACCACCAGGACCGCGCGCACCCGGCCGTCCCAGCCGACCGCGACGACGGTGCGCCCGAGTTCCTCCGCCTCGGCCTTCGCCTGGGCGAGCGCGACCGGCAGGTGCAGACCGCGCTCGGCGAGCAGCGCGCTGCGCCCGGCGACGACGGCCCGGCCGTCGACCACGCCTGCCACGCCGAGCCCTTCCAGGTTGCGGAACTCCGACACCGGCACGTGGTCGTCCACGGCGGCCGCGACGGCCTTGCCGATCGGGTGCTCGGACGCGTGTTCCAGTGAACCGGCCACGCGCAGCACCTCGCCGCGGTCCTCGCCATCGGCGAGGCACACGTCCACCAGCGCCATCCGCCCGCTGGTGACGGTGCCCGTCTTGTCCAGCAGGACCGTGTCGATCCGCCGCGTCGACTCCAGCACCTCCGGGCCCTTGATCAGGATGCCGAGCTGCGCGCCGCGGCCGGTGCCCACCAGCAGCGCGGTCGGCGTGGCGAGCCCGAGCGCGCAGGGACAGGCGATGATCAGCACCGCGACCGCCGCGGTGAACGCCGCGGCGGGCGCCTCGCCGCGGGCGAGCCAGGTGATCAGGGTGCCCAGGGCGAGCACCAGCACGATCGGCACGAACACGCCGGCAACCCGGTCCGCCAGCCGCTGGACCTGGGCTTTCCCGGTCTGCGCCTGCTCGACGAGCTTGGCCATCTGCGCGAGCTGCGTGTCCGAGCCGACGCGGGTGGCGCGGACGACGAGCCGCCCGCCGGCGTTGACGGTCGCGCCGACGACCGCGTCACCCCGCCCGACCTCGACCGGCACGGACTCGCCGGTCAGCATGCTCACGTCGACCGCGGACGAGCCCTCTTCGACCTCGCCGTCGGTGGCGATCTTCTCGCCCGGCCGCACCACGAACCGGTCCCCCACCACCAGCTGCGATGCCGGGATCCGCACCTCGGCGCCGTCCCGCAGCACGGCGACGTCCTTGGCCCCCAGCTCCAGCAGCGCCCGCAGGGCGGCACCGGCGCGGCGTTTGGCGCGGGCCTCGAAGTAGCGCCCGGCCAGGATGAACGTGGTCACCGCCGTGGCGACCTCGAGGTAGATGCGGCTGTCGCCGCCGCGGGCCAGGGTGAGCTCGAACGGGTGGCGCATCCCGATCTCCCCGGCACCGGTGAACAGAAGCGCGTACAGCGACCACAGGTAGGCCGCCAGGGTGCCGACGGAGATCAGCGTGTCCAT
The sequence above is a segment of the Amycolatopsis viridis genome. Coding sequences within it:
- a CDS encoding heavy metal translocating P-type ATPase, coding for MTAAPELTEVELAIGGMTCAACANRIERKLNKLDRVTATVNYATEKAKVSFPAELDPRELVDTVVAAGYSATLPEPGDGGREHVTDLRDRVIAAAVLSLPVVVLAMVPAWQVDYWQWISLALATPVVFGAGLPFHTAAWTNLKHRAATMDTLISVGTLAAYLWSLYALLFTGAGEIGMRHPFELTLARGGDSRIYLEVATAVTTFILAGRYFEARAKRRAGAALRALLELGAKDVAVLRDGAEVRIPASQLVVGDRFVVRPGEKIATDGEVEEGSSAVDVSMLTGESVPVEVGRGDAVVGATVNAGGRLVVRATRVGSDTQLAQMAKLVEQAQTGKAQVQRLADRVAGVFVPIVLVLALGTLITWLARGEAPAAAFTAAVAVLIIACPCALGLATPTALLVGTGRGAQLGILIKGPEVLESTRRIDTVLLDKTGTVTSGRMALVDVCLADGEDRGEVLRVAGSLEHASEHPIGKAVAAAVDDHVPVSEFRNLEGLGVAGVVDGRAVVAGRSALLAERGLHLPVALAQAKAEAEELGRTVVAVGWDGRVRAVLVVADTVKPSSAEAVRQLRALGLRPVLLTGDHETVARAVAREVGITEVIAEVLPADKVDVVKRLQDQGSQVAMVGDGVNDAAALAQADLGLAMGTGTDVAIEASDLTLVRGDLRAAADAIRLARRTLGTIKGNLFWAFAYNVAALPLAALGLLNPMIAGAAMALSSVFVVTNSLRLRAFS